Proteins from a single region of Streptomyces sp. Tu 3180:
- a CDS encoding MCE family protein, which yields MTAPDHAHTRRRPLTGPLLKSLAFVVVTALATTVLGLSVADTGVRSGTLTYKALFTDVTGLMDGDSVRISGVEVGEVTGVRVVQRRTAEVTFTVREDRRLPRSATAAVKYLDMVGRRYVSLGRGSGDLAGALEAGDTIPLDRTTPALDLTLLFNGFKPLFEGLSPKDVNELAGSIVQVLQGEGATVDSLIRHIGSLSTTVAAKDEVIGQVVDNLTTVLNTLNDREADFDDLVVTLRDLVTGFNDDREPLGEAVEAMGDLTTVTAGLLEDGRAPLERDIRELGRLSANLGEHTPQIEDFLDRTPAKMTALARLSSYGSWFNLYLCEARVSGVTTSDGSEPPTGIAITEPRCRG from the coding sequence ATGACCGCCCCGGACCACGCGCACACCCGGCGCCGCCCGCTGACCGGGCCGCTGCTCAAGTCCCTCGCCTTCGTGGTGGTGACCGCCCTCGCCACGACCGTGCTCGGGCTGAGCGTCGCCGACACCGGCGTCCGCTCCGGCACCCTCACGTACAAGGCCCTCTTCACCGACGTCACCGGGCTCATGGACGGCGACAGCGTGCGGATCTCCGGGGTGGAGGTCGGCGAGGTGACCGGCGTCCGCGTCGTGCAGCGGCGCACCGCCGAGGTCACCTTCACCGTCCGCGAGGACCGCAGGCTGCCCCGCTCGGCCACCGCCGCCGTGAAGTACCTCGACATGGTCGGCCGGCGCTACGTCTCGCTCGGCCGCGGCAGCGGCGACCTCGCCGGCGCCCTGGAGGCGGGCGACACCATCCCGCTCGACCGCACCACGCCCGCCCTCGACCTGACCCTGCTCTTCAACGGCTTCAAGCCGCTGTTCGAGGGGCTGTCCCCGAAGGACGTCAACGAACTCGCCGGGTCGATCGTGCAGGTGCTCCAGGGCGAGGGCGCCACCGTCGACAGCCTGATCCGCCACATCGGCTCGCTCAGCACGACCGTCGCGGCCAAGGACGAGGTGATCGGCCAGGTCGTCGACAACCTCACCACCGTCCTGAACACCCTCAACGACCGCGAGGCCGACTTCGACGACCTCGTCGTCACCCTGCGGGACCTCGTCACCGGCTTCAACGACGACCGCGAACCCCTCGGCGAGGCCGTCGAGGCCATGGGCGACCTGACCACCGTCACCGCCGGCCTCCTCGAGGACGGGCGCGCCCCCCTCGAGCGGGACATCCGCGAACTGGGCCGGCTCTCGGCGAACCTCGGCGAACACACCCCGCAGATCGAGGACTTCCTCGACAGGACCCCCGCCAAGATGACCGCCCTGGCCCGACTGTCCTCCTACGGATCGTGGTTCAACCTCTACCTCTGCGAGGCGCGCGTGAGCGGAGTGACCACCTCCGACGGCTCCGAACCGCCGACCGGCATCGCGATCACCGAACCGAGGTGCCGCGGATGA
- a CDS encoding MCE family protein, which translates to MNRRGRILAGVSALAVLVAGGLTTARVLGSDGTRITAYFDRATGIHAGSDLRVLGVRVGEVESVRPQGTTVRVGLLLDEGVRVPEGARAVVVAPSVVADRYVQLTPAYGAGPALAEGAVLPASRNRTPVEIDQIYDSITELGRALGPDGANSAGALSELLRTGAANLDGNGEAIGDSVEEFGKAAKTLDASSGDLFGTLRRLQTFTTMLKEKDTDVRTAQERLDEVVGFFADNKDDLAGALEELGTALGRVKTFIEDNRGELKKNVDRLVPLTRTLVEQRASLAEALDVAPLAASNVVGAYNPDTRTLDGRANLNEISMGGPLLPLPATGGDGSAAPGKGER; encoded by the coding sequence ATGAACAGACGCGGAAGAATCCTCGCCGGCGTGTCCGCCCTCGCGGTGCTCGTCGCCGGCGGCCTGACCACCGCCCGGGTCCTCGGCTCCGACGGCACCCGCATCACCGCCTACTTCGACCGCGCCACCGGCATCCACGCCGGATCCGACCTGCGCGTCCTCGGCGTACGGGTCGGCGAGGTGGAGTCGGTGCGGCCGCAGGGCACCACGGTCCGCGTCGGCCTCCTCCTGGACGAGGGCGTGCGGGTGCCCGAGGGCGCGCGGGCCGTCGTCGTCGCGCCGAGCGTCGTCGCCGACCGCTACGTGCAGCTCACCCCGGCCTACGGCGCGGGCCCCGCCCTCGCCGAGGGCGCCGTCCTGCCCGCCTCCCGCAACCGCACCCCCGTCGAGATCGACCAGATCTACGACTCGATCACCGAACTGGGCCGGGCCCTCGGCCCGGACGGCGCCAACTCCGCGGGCGCCCTGTCCGAGCTGCTGCGGACCGGCGCCGCCAACCTCGACGGCAACGGCGAGGCCATCGGCGACAGCGTCGAGGAGTTCGGCAAGGCGGCGAAGACCCTCGACGCGAGCAGCGGCGACCTGTTCGGCACGCTCCGCCGGCTCCAGACCTTCACCACCATGCTGAAGGAGAAGGACACCGACGTGCGCACCGCGCAGGAACGCCTGGACGAGGTCGTCGGCTTCTTCGCCGACAACAAGGACGACCTCGCCGGCGCGCTCGAGGAACTCGGCACCGCCCTGGGCCGGGTCAAGACGTTCATCGAGGACAACCGGGGCGAGCTGAAGAAGAACGTCGACCGGCTCGTCCCGCTCACCCGGACCCTCGTCGAGCAGCGGGCCTCGCTCGCCGAGGCGCTGGACGTGGCACCGCTGGCCGCGTCCAACGTCGTCGGCGCCTACAACCCCGACACCCGCACCCTCGACGGGCGGGCCAACCTCAACGAGATCAGCATGGGCGGGCCGCTGCTGCCGCTGCCCGCGACGGGCGGCGACGGGTCCGCGGCCCCCGGGAAGGGGGAGCGATGA
- a CDS encoding nuclear transport factor 2 family protein produces MTRAVRVTAGTRPRPLPALALVLVLVAGGFAAWTGQDWYRAAHDDRAAYAAQRDAALAAGEQAVQNLNTLDHRDLDRGLDLWESSTAGELHDQLTSGRAEFAEQVKAAKTVTTARVLSGAVTELDDRAGRARVLIALRVTVRASDGARTDKDSRMLGELTRTGGGWKLSALGQAPVGGTPAG; encoded by the coding sequence ATGACACGCGCGGTCCGCGTCACCGCCGGAACCCGCCCCCGGCCGCTGCCGGCCCTCGCTCTCGTCCTCGTCCTCGTCGCGGGCGGGTTCGCCGCGTGGACCGGTCAGGACTGGTACCGCGCGGCCCACGACGACCGGGCCGCGTACGCCGCGCAGCGGGACGCGGCGCTCGCCGCCGGGGAGCAGGCCGTGCAGAACCTCAACACGCTCGACCACCGCGACCTGGACCGCGGGCTCGACCTGTGGGAGTCCTCGACGGCCGGCGAACTGCACGACCAACTCACCTCCGGGAGAGCCGAGTTCGCCGAACAGGTGAAGGCGGCGAAGACGGTCACCACCGCCCGGGTGCTGTCGGGCGCCGTCACCGAACTCGACGACCGCGCCGGCCGCGCCCGGGTGCTGATCGCCCTGCGCGTCACCGTCAGGGCGTCCGACGGCGCGCGGACCGACAAGGACAGCCGCATGCTCGGCGAACTCACCCGGACCGGGGGCGGGTGGAAGCTGAGCGCCCTGGGCCAGGCCCCCGTGGGCGGCACACCGGCCGGCTGA
- a CDS encoding MCE family protein codes for MKRGTRRTGARGIGRGVLATGGAAGLTLGGLLALGLGFALALGAVVVGPPRFDGLEDLPLPGGADLGDRPYTVTAELQDVLSLVPHAAVKVNDVAVGRVTGIDLGRDDWSARVTMSINGDVRLPADAGARIEQSSLLGEKYVQLVAPARTAGTGRLADGDVIPVSRTGRGTEVEEVFGALSLLLNGGGVNQLRTITRELNAALGGREPEVRSVLRRVDTLVTELDDHRGDITDALDAVNRLSATLATRKEDVGAVLTDLSPGLRTLEKQRGSLLTMLRSLDTLSGVAVSTVDASKDDMIADLEALAPTLKALADAGTDLPDSLQVLLTYPFTDEVLRGVKGDYLNVYLDLVAVPGTRVIPPLVPRGTPSPSAPAGGGPDAAGKGSAGKGSAGKDEDAPGAAPPSGASPVPSPGSASPGTSPLPLPSVPATGAGTAPAASPDGGEDR; via the coding sequence ATGAAGCGCGGCACACGGCGCACCGGGGCCCGCGGGATCGGGCGCGGCGTGCTCGCCACGGGCGGCGCCGCCGGCCTCACCCTGGGCGGGCTCCTCGCCCTCGGCCTCGGTTTCGCCCTGGCCCTCGGCGCGGTCGTCGTCGGACCACCGCGCTTCGACGGCCTGGAGGACCTGCCGCTGCCCGGCGGCGCCGACCTCGGCGACCGCCCCTACACCGTCACCGCGGAACTGCAGGACGTGCTCAGCCTCGTCCCGCACGCCGCGGTGAAGGTGAACGACGTCGCCGTCGGCCGGGTCACCGGCATCGACCTCGGCCGCGACGACTGGTCGGCCCGCGTCACCATGAGCATCAACGGCGACGTGCGGCTGCCCGCCGACGCCGGCGCGAGGATCGAACAGTCCAGCCTGCTGGGCGAGAAGTACGTCCAGCTCGTCGCGCCCGCCCGCACGGCCGGGACCGGGAGGCTGGCGGACGGGGACGTCATCCCGGTCTCGCGCACCGGCCGCGGCACCGAGGTCGAGGAGGTGTTCGGCGCGCTGTCCCTGCTGCTCAACGGCGGCGGCGTCAACCAGCTCAGGACCATCACCCGGGAACTCAACGCGGCGCTCGGCGGCCGCGAACCCGAGGTCCGTTCCGTCCTGCGGCGGGTCGACACCCTGGTGACCGAACTCGACGACCACCGGGGCGACATCACCGACGCCCTCGACGCCGTCAACCGGCTCTCCGCGACCCTCGCCACCCGCAAGGAGGACGTCGGCGCGGTCCTCACCGACCTCTCGCCCGGACTGAGGACGCTGGAGAAGCAGCGCGGCTCGCTGCTGACGATGCTGCGTTCCCTCGACACGCTCTCCGGCGTCGCCGTCTCCACCGTCGACGCGAGCAAGGACGACATGATCGCCGACCTCGAGGCCCTCGCGCCGACCCTGAAGGCGCTCGCGGACGCGGGAACGGACCTGCCCGACTCGCTCCAGGTGCTGCTGACGTACCCGTTCACCGACGAGGTGCTGCGCGGGGTGAAGGGCGACTACCTCAACGTGTACCTGGACCTGGTCGCCGTGCCCGGCACCCGGGTGATCCCGCCGCTGGTGCCGCGGGGCACGCCCTCCCCGTCCGCCCCGGCGGGCGGCGGGCCGGACGCGGCCGGGAAGGGATCCGCCGGGAAGGGATCCGCCGGGAAGGACGAGGACGCACCGGGAGCCGCGCCGCCGTCCGGGGCGTCGCCCGTCCCGTCGCCGGGGAGCGCGTCGCCGGGCACCTCGCCGCTGCCGCTGCCCTCCGTGCCCGCCACCGGGGCGGGCACGGCACCGGCGGCGTCCCCGGACGGGGGCGAGGACAGGTGA
- a CDS encoding MCE family protein — MSTRGETLRRRSAGVVFLLVPALLVWLAVAVYDKRFTDSDPVVVETGSVGNEMHPGAEVKLRGVVVGEVRAVDATDDGARLTLAMKPGALDHVPSDVRAQMLPTTLFGERFVALVPPEHPSAEPLAAGAVIPQDRSANAVELQQVLDDVLPMLTAVQPQKLSATLSAVSRALEGRGEQLGDTLTRLDEHLEEFNPHLPALNRDLRELVKVSHVYADAAPDILTALTDFTTTSGTLAEQEAELAGTLGATTRTAEDITAFLQKNKDNIIRLSATGRPTLELLAEYSSAFPCTLRTLAEFVPAMDRALGKGTDRPGVHVDLTTVPSRGAYRPGRDTPAYDSGGGPRCPAVPYLGSLARPAARTAAAAGQDLGPANSPQENDLVNELLAPAAGKHPGELPDWSSLLAGPVYRGTEVTLR; from the coding sequence ATGAGCACACGAGGCGAGACGCTGCGCCGCCGGTCGGCCGGGGTGGTGTTCCTGCTGGTGCCCGCCCTGCTGGTCTGGCTGGCCGTCGCCGTCTACGACAAGCGGTTCACCGACTCCGACCCGGTGGTCGTCGAGACCGGCAGCGTCGGCAACGAGATGCACCCGGGCGCCGAGGTGAAACTGCGCGGCGTCGTCGTCGGCGAGGTCCGCGCCGTCGACGCCACCGACGACGGCGCCCGGCTCACCCTCGCCATGAAACCCGGCGCCCTGGACCACGTGCCGTCCGACGTGCGCGCCCAGATGCTGCCGACCACCCTGTTCGGCGAGCGGTTCGTGGCCCTCGTGCCGCCCGAGCACCCCTCGGCCGAACCGCTGGCCGCCGGAGCCGTCATCCCCCAGGACCGCTCCGCGAACGCCGTGGAGCTCCAGCAGGTCCTCGACGACGTCCTGCCGATGCTCACCGCCGTCCAGCCGCAGAAGCTCTCCGCGACCCTGTCGGCCGTCTCCCGGGCCCTGGAAGGACGCGGCGAGCAGCTCGGCGACACGCTGACGCGACTGGACGAGCACCTGGAGGAGTTCAACCCCCACCTGCCCGCCCTCAACCGCGACCTCAGGGAACTCGTGAAGGTCAGCCACGTCTACGCGGACGCCGCACCCGACATCCTCACGGCGCTCACCGACTTCACCACCACCAGCGGCACCCTCGCCGAGCAGGAGGCCGAACTCGCCGGCACCCTCGGCGCCACCACCCGGACGGCCGAGGACATCACGGCGTTCCTCCAGAAGAACAAGGACAACATCATCCGGCTCAGCGCCACCGGCCGGCCCACCCTGGAACTGCTCGCCGAGTACTCCTCCGCCTTCCCCTGCACCCTGCGCACCCTCGCCGAGTTCGTGCCCGCCATGGACCGGGCGCTCGGCAAGGGCACCGACCGGCCCGGCGTCCACGTCGACCTCACCACCGTCCCCTCGCGCGGCGCCTACCGCCCCGGCCGCGACACCCCGGCGTACGACTCCGGCGGCGGCCCCCGCTGCCCCGCCGTGCCCTACCTCGGCTCCCTCGCCCGGCCCGCCGCGCGGACCGCCGCCGCGGCCGGCCAGGACCTCGGGCCCGCCAACTCCCCGCAGGAGAACGACCTCGTCAACGAACTGCTCGCGCCCGCCGCCGGCAAGCACCCCGGCGAGCTGCCCGACTGGAGCAGCCTGCTCGCCGGCCCGGTCTACCGCGGGACGGAGGTGACCCTTCGATGA
- a CDS encoding MCE family protein, with translation MRPFTRRDRTTRTRASRRPRITPVRERNPVAVAVAGLLALALLTALAYHAERLPFGGGTSYSADFSEAAGLDEGDEVRIAGVKVGRVTGVALDGAKVKVTFEVEDAWLGDRTTAAIAIRTVLGDKYLALDPLGAGRQDPGRRIPLSRTTSPYDVTQAFQDLSGTVDALDTSKLAESFETLSDTFENSPPHVRKAAGGLSDLSKALSRRDAELSELLKGSARFTRTLQNQKSSFETLVEDGGSLLGELKDRRAAIRALLKGSRELGAELGGLVDDNDRQLGPTLKALGRVTGVLEKNNTQLGKTLALVGPYYRLVGNTLGNGRWFDSYLCGVVPRDYLPGTSLPETGCMPPKQTTAARQSGE, from the coding sequence ATGAGACCGTTCACCCGGCGCGACCGAACCACCCGCACGCGCGCGTCCCGGCGCCCGCGCATCACCCCGGTCAGGGAGCGCAACCCCGTCGCCGTCGCCGTCGCCGGGCTGCTCGCCCTCGCCCTGCTCACCGCCCTCGCCTACCACGCGGAGCGGCTGCCGTTCGGCGGCGGCACCTCCTACAGCGCCGACTTCTCCGAGGCGGCCGGCCTCGACGAGGGCGACGAGGTGCGCATCGCCGGCGTCAAGGTCGGCCGGGTCACCGGCGTCGCCCTCGACGGCGCCAAGGTGAAGGTCACCTTCGAGGTCGAGGACGCCTGGCTCGGCGACCGCACGACCGCCGCCATCGCCATCAGGACCGTCCTCGGCGACAAGTACCTGGCGCTCGACCCGCTCGGCGCCGGCCGCCAGGACCCCGGCCGCCGCATCCCGCTGTCGCGCACCACCAGCCCCTACGACGTGACGCAGGCGTTCCAGGACCTCAGCGGCACCGTCGACGCCCTCGACACCTCCAAGCTCGCGGAGAGCTTCGAGACCCTCTCCGACACCTTCGAGAACTCCCCGCCGCACGTGCGCAAGGCCGCCGGCGGCCTGTCCGACCTGTCGAAGGCCCTCTCCCGGCGCGACGCGGAACTCTCCGAACTCCTCAAGGGCAGCGCCCGGTTCACCAGGACGCTGCAGAACCAGAAGTCCAGTTTCGAGACCCTCGTCGAGGACGGCGGCTCCCTGCTCGGCGAACTGAAGGACCGCCGCGCCGCCATCCGCGCCCTGCTCAAGGGCAGCCGGGAACTCGGCGCCGAACTCGGCGGCCTCGTCGACGACAACGACAGGCAGCTCGGCCCCACCCTCAAGGCCCTCGGCCGCGTCACCGGCGTCCTGGAGAAGAACAACACCCAGCTCGGCAAGACCCTCGCCCTGGTCGGCCCGTACTACCGCCTGGTGGGCAACACCCTGGGCAACGGCCGCTGGTTCGACAGCTACCTGTGCGGTGTCGTGCCCCGCGACTACCTGCCCGGGACGTCCCTGCCCGAGACCGGATGCATGCCGCCGAAGCAGACGACGGCGGCCCGGCAGAGCGGTGAGTGA
- a CDS encoding ABC transporter permease encodes MITGALRQTGRLFALAAEVSRAVFRRPFQFREFVEQFWFVAGVTVLPAALVSIPFGAVIALQVGSLTQQLGAQSFTGGASVLAVVQQAGPLIVALLIAGAGGSAICADLGSRAIREELDAMEVMGVSPVQRLVVPRVLATMGVAVLLNGLVSVVGTLGGYFFNVVLQGGTPGAYLSSFSALAQPADLYVSELKALVFGFIAGIVAAYRGLNPRGGPKGVGDAVNQSVVITFLLLFFVNMVMTAVHLQIVPPKGG; translated from the coding sequence ATGATCACCGGAGCGCTGCGGCAGACCGGCCGGCTCTTCGCGCTCGCCGCCGAGGTGAGCCGCGCCGTCTTCAGAAGACCCTTCCAGTTCCGCGAGTTCGTCGAGCAGTTCTGGTTCGTCGCGGGCGTCACCGTCCTGCCCGCCGCCCTCGTCTCCATCCCCTTCGGCGCCGTCATCGCGCTCCAGGTCGGCTCCCTCACCCAGCAGTTGGGCGCCCAGTCGTTCACCGGCGGCGCCAGCGTCCTCGCCGTCGTCCAGCAGGCCGGCCCGCTCATCGTCGCCCTGCTGATCGCCGGCGCCGGCGGCTCCGCCATCTGCGCCGACCTCGGCTCCCGCGCGATCCGCGAGGAACTCGACGCCATGGAGGTCATGGGCGTCTCGCCGGTGCAGCGCCTGGTCGTGCCCCGGGTGCTGGCCACCATGGGCGTGGCCGTCCTGCTCAACGGCCTGGTCTCCGTCGTCGGCACCCTCGGCGGCTACTTCTTCAACGTCGTCCTCCAGGGCGGCACCCCCGGCGCCTACCTGTCCAGCTTCTCCGCCCTCGCCCAGCCGGCCGACCTGTACGTCAGCGAACTCAAGGCGCTGGTCTTCGGCTTCATCGCGGGCATCGTCGCCGCCTACCGGGGACTCAACCCGCGCGGCGGCCCCAAGGGCGTCGGCGACGCCGTCAACCAGTCCGTCGTCATCACCTTCCTCCTGCTCTTCTTCGTCAACATGGTGATGACGGCCGTCCACCTCCAGATCGTCCCGCCGAAGGGAGGCTGA
- a CDS encoding ABC transporter permease, with the protein MASPLAWLDRSGDHLLFYARALLWIPRTLRRYLKEVQRLLAEVAFGSGGLGVIGGTIGVMTAMTLFTGTVVGLQGYAALDQIGTAAFTGFVSAYFNTREIAPLVAGLALSATVGAGFTAQLGAMRINEEVDALEGMGIRSMPYLVTTRIIAGVVAIVPLYAIGLLSSYLASRYVTVLFNGQSRGTYDHYFNLFLSPTDVLLSVLKVLIFSVMVILAHCYYGFRASGGPAGVGVAVGRSVRNAIVLISVTDFFLSLALWGATTTVKVAG; encoded by the coding sequence ATGGCCTCCCCGCTCGCCTGGCTCGACCGCTCCGGCGACCACCTGCTCTTCTACGCCCGGGCCCTGCTGTGGATCCCCCGGACCCTGCGCCGCTACCTCAAGGAGGTGCAGCGCCTCCTCGCCGAGGTCGCCTTCGGTTCCGGCGGCCTCGGCGTCATCGGCGGCACCATCGGCGTGATGACCGCGATGACCCTCTTCACCGGGACCGTCGTCGGGCTCCAGGGCTACGCGGCCCTCGACCAGATCGGCACGGCCGCCTTCACCGGATTCGTCTCCGCCTACTTCAACACCCGCGAGATCGCCCCGCTCGTCGCCGGACTCGCCCTCTCCGCGACCGTCGGCGCCGGCTTCACCGCCCAGCTCGGCGCCATGCGCATCAACGAGGAGGTCGACGCCCTCGAGGGCATGGGCATCCGCTCCATGCCCTACCTGGTCACCACCCGCATCATCGCCGGGGTCGTCGCCATCGTCCCGCTCTACGCGATCGGGCTGCTCTCCTCCTACCTGGCGTCCCGCTACGTGACCGTCCTGTTCAACGGCCAGTCCCGGGGCACCTACGACCACTACTTCAACCTGTTCCTGTCCCCGACGGACGTCCTGCTGTCCGTGCTGAAGGTGCTGATCTTCAGCGTGATGGTGATCCTCGCCCACTGCTACTACGGCTTCCGCGCCTCGGGCGGCCCGGCCGGCGTCGGCGTCGCCGTCGGCCGGTCCGTGCGCAACGCCATCGTGCTGATCAGCGTCACCGACTTCTTCCTGTCGCTGGCCCTGTGGGGCGCGACCACGACCGTGAAGGTGGCGGGGTGA
- a CDS encoding MlaD family protein, which translates to MITLAVRLKNLAFLLVAVLALSFLGIRYADLGRYVGVADYYTVDVRLPRTGGLFTHSDVTYRGVSVGRVGPIDLTADGVVAELRIKESAPRIPADTRAVVAGLSAVGEQYIDLRPESDGGPYLADGARIAQADTRVPAPVTDVLTSVDDLVGSVPLEDLRTVVDEFGKAFEGHGDDLRVLLDSGGAFVEAADRALPSTSRLITDGETVLRTQAEEERAIRDFATGARELARTLRGSDADLRRLLAVTPEAATQVSGVLRDLDPSLGVVLANLLTTSEIAVTRQRGMEELLVKYPAAVAAGATAVDGGKLNLGMAVTFFQPLPCTAGYGATRYRNGLDLGTAPALNTGAACTAPASSGSNVRGSANAPKGGAVPEPARPGSLPPGSGKGGAAALPGALALPGQGGEAPADLAGLLAPATGSAR; encoded by the coding sequence GTGATCACCCTCGCCGTACGGCTGAAGAACCTGGCCTTCCTCCTCGTCGCCGTCCTCGCCCTCTCCTTCCTCGGCATCCGCTACGCCGACCTCGGCCGGTACGTCGGCGTCGCCGACTACTACACCGTCGACGTCCGACTCCCGCGCACCGGAGGGCTGTTCACCCACTCCGACGTCACCTACCGGGGCGTCTCCGTGGGGCGCGTCGGCCCGATCGACCTCACCGCCGACGGCGTCGTCGCCGAACTGCGCATCAAGGAGTCCGCCCCGCGCATCCCCGCCGACACCCGCGCCGTGGTCGCCGGGCTCTCCGCCGTGGGCGAGCAGTACATCGACCTGCGGCCCGAGAGCGACGGCGGTCCCTACCTCGCCGACGGCGCCCGCATCGCACAGGCCGACACCCGGGTGCCGGCACCCGTCACCGACGTCCTCACCAGTGTGGACGACCTCGTCGGCTCCGTTCCGCTGGAGGACCTGCGCACGGTCGTCGACGAGTTCGGCAAGGCCTTCGAAGGGCACGGCGACGACCTCCGGGTGCTGCTCGACAGCGGCGGCGCCTTCGTGGAGGCCGCCGACCGCGCCCTGCCGTCCACCAGCCGGCTCATCACCGACGGCGAGACGGTCCTGCGCACCCAGGCCGAGGAGGAGCGGGCCATCCGGGACTTCGCCACCGGCGCGCGGGAACTGGCCCGCACCCTCAGGGGCTCCGACGCCGACCTGCGCCGCCTGCTCGCCGTCACCCCCGAGGCCGCCACCCAGGTCAGCGGCGTCCTGCGGGACCTCGACCCGAGCCTCGGCGTCGTCCTCGCCAACCTGCTCACCACCTCCGAGATCGCCGTCACCCGGCAGCGCGGCATGGAGGAGCTCCTCGTGAAGTACCCGGCGGCCGTCGCCGCCGGCGCCACCGCCGTCGACGGAGGGAAGCTGAACCTCGGCATGGCCGTCACCTTCTTCCAACCCCTTCCCTGCACCGCCGGATACGGCGCCACGCGCTACCGCAACGGACTCGACCTCGGCACCGCGCCCGCCCTCAACACCGGCGCGGCCTGCACCGCCCCGGCGTCCTCCGGATCCAACGTGCGCGGCTCGGCGAACGCCCCGAAGGGCGGCGCGGTGCCCGAACCCGCCAGGCCCGGTTCCCTGCCCCCGGGCAGCGGGAAGGGCGGGGCCGCGGCGCTCCCCGGCGCGCTCGCCCTGCCCGGCCAGGGCGGCGAGGCGCCGGCGGACCTGGCGGGACTCCTCGCCCCGGCCACCGGGAGCGCGCGATGA
- a CDS encoding ATP-binding cassette domain-containing protein, which translates to MGIEVVVEGLTKSFGKQNIWRDVTLTLPAGEVSVMLGPSGTGKTVFLKSLIGLLKPEKGRVLIDGVDMVNSPERDVYETRKLFGLMFQDGALFGSMSLFDNIAFPLREHTRKKESEIRRIVMERIEVVGLLGAEGKLPGEISGGMRKRAGLARALVLDPQIILCDEPDSGLDPVRTAYLSQLLIDLNAQIDATMLIVTHNLDIAATVPDNMGMLFRRELVTFGPREVLLTSDEPVVAQFLGGRREGPIGMSEEKDAAALAAEAGAPAPAVPRVIVPQLEPSPGLPPRRAVARRRERVMGMIDQLPPVARSAIRETYAKSAGAPTVPMPAAGSGA; encoded by the coding sequence ATGGGAATCGAAGTGGTGGTCGAGGGCCTGACCAAGTCCTTCGGTAAGCAGAACATCTGGCGGGACGTGACACTCACCCTTCCCGCCGGAGAAGTGAGCGTGATGCTGGGGCCGTCCGGCACCGGGAAGACCGTTTTCCTGAAGTCGCTCATAGGGCTGCTCAAACCCGAGAAGGGCCGTGTCCTCATCGACGGGGTGGACATGGTGAACAGTCCGGAGAGGGATGTCTACGAGACCCGGAAACTGTTCGGGCTCATGTTCCAGGACGGCGCTCTTTTCGGCTCCATGTCGCTCTTCGACAACATCGCCTTCCCGCTGCGCGAGCACACCCGCAAGAAGGAGTCCGAGATCCGCCGCATCGTCATGGAGCGGATCGAGGTCGTCGGGCTGCTGGGCGCGGAGGGCAAGCTCCCGGGGGAGATCAGCGGCGGCATGCGCAAGCGGGCCGGCCTGGCCCGCGCGCTCGTGCTGGACCCGCAGATCATCCTCTGCGACGAACCGGACTCCGGGCTCGACCCGGTCCGCACCGCCTACCTCTCCCAGCTGCTGATCGACCTGAACGCGCAGATCGACGCGACGATGCTGATCGTCACCCACAACCTCGACATCGCCGCCACCGTCCCCGACAACATGGGCATGCTCTTCCGGCGCGAGCTCGTCACCTTCGGGCCGCGCGAGGTGCTGCTCACCAGTGACGAGCCGGTCGTGGCGCAGTTCCTCGGCGGCCGGCGCGAGGGGCCCATCGGGATGTCCGAGGAGAAGGACGCCGCCGCCCTCGCCGCCGAGGCGGGCGCCCCCGCCCCCGCCGTGCCCCGGGTGATCGTCCCGCAGCTGGAGCCCTCGCCCGGCCTCCCGCCGCGCCGGGCCGTCGCCCGGCGGCGTGAGCGCGTCATGGGCATGATCGACCAGTTGCCTCCCGTCGCGCGCTCCGCCATCCGGGAGACCTACGCGAAGAGCGCCGGGGCACCCACCGTGCCGATGCCCGCCGCCGGGAGCGGCGCATGA